TCCAGGATGTGCTTGGCCGTTTCGAGCACGAGGGTTTCCTCAAGCTGGAATTGCGCCATGCGGATAAATTCCTGTAAATCCTGGGCGAGTTGCGCGTAGTCGATGGAATGGATCAGGTCGTCGTTCTGGGCGGCCAAGGTAAAATCAAGCCATACGGAGACGTTCAGCACTACGGGCTGCTCGTTTTCCCTTTCGTAGGGGAGCGTCCCGAGGATGCAGTTGAACTGAATGTCTTTGAGCGAGATTTTACCGGTTTCGATTACCATACGAAGAGTACGATAGCCGCAGTCAGGGATACTGCAGTCACGCCGAACCAGAGGTTGCGGGCGAGGGTGTAGGAATCCCTGGTGTTCTTATTGACTTCCATGCGCCTTTCAAGATCTGCAAGGCTGTAGGGAGTGCTTGTGGGGTAAGAGGCGAATTGCTTGAGAGCGACCTCGCAGGCGGCAGGTTCCTTGTCGCTGGCGCAGTCCGTCTTGATCCTATCTATGATGTTCGAGTGCAACTTGTCGAGATCGTCATAGGCGTCGCTAGCCTTGTTGCCTTCCATCTGCTGTGTTACGCCGATAATGGCGCTGGTCACGGCAAGGGCGGAAAGGGCGATTGCGCTCCAGAAGCGAACTTCGTCGGCGATACCGAAACGGTCGGTCGCATTTTCGGAAGCGTCGCTCACGGCGTAGTCGCGTGCATCGGCCTTGGCGTTCGATTCGTCAATGTCGCCGGCGACATCGACTTTGTCTTCATCATCGTCTTCGTCTTCGCAATCCGGATCGTAGTCGTCACATTCTTCTTCTTCGCTAGAGGCGACTTCGGGTGCGGCAGACGGCTCGGCGGAAGCTTCTTCGGCGGAAGCGTCATCGGCCTTCAACTGGACCATTTCTCCATCGACGAAAGCGACTGCGGTCGTGAAACCGGGGATGTAGACGGCCTTGCCGTCGAAATAGACCTTTTCGATATCATCTTCGAAGGGCATGCCGCGACGGGCGTAGAGCCTCGTGGTCACGAGCTTGCTGTATTCGACGCCTTCCGCTTTAAGCGGGACGAGCTTCGAGAGGTCGCCCTTGCCGCCCTGGAAGAGCTGGTAAGCTGTGGGCTGCTCGCCGAACGGGTCCGTGAACTTCTGGCGGACGACCAAACGGCCATCCTGGAGGGAACTGACCTCGTCTGCCGGAGCGGTCTTTAGCTGGCCGCCGAATTCGGC
This region of Fibrobacter sp. genomic DNA includes:
- a CDS encoding dihydroneopterin aldolase, whose translation is MVIETGKISLKDIQFNCILGTLPYERENEQPVVLNVSVWLDFTLAAQNDDLIHSIDYAQLAQDLQEFIRMAQFQLEETLVLETAKHILDNYPKAQVAEVSIRKPQAIPNCAGAESSIRVRR